The sequence GTGGACCAACgaattttcttcttccttttctccCCATTTGCAAGGAAATGAAATGCACGTGCAAGAATTATTACCCTTTATAGCTCTAACCCAACATTAACATTTGTATGAAAATCGTTTTCCCTTCTAAgaacatatttatattaataatttacgTATTAAATCATCAGTTTAAAAATCGTTTTCACacaatatgataattattcCATTCCTGAATTATTGTGTGttatttcataaaatcatTTGAAGCATGTGTTAGAAGTGCAAGACACCATCGTAGACCTCAATGATTGTGGTGAGAGGGAAGAACAGTGGTCCAGTTGCATCTCCCAAAAGGTCCCTGCTATTTTGGGAGCATGGAATAGTTTGATGTCTGGCTAGCTTTCAATCACTTGTGGCATCCAATTCCATAGTGTTGTTGGGCATATAGTTATACATCTCATATGAGACTTCTTCTGCAACATGACCATTATCTTTTCTTCTACCTAAAAATTCTAGGATTctcatataagaaaaagaaaaaagaataattatattgtattaacgataataaaataatttcattgttATAATTCTTAGAAGTCAAAAAAATATGCCATTTTTTAAATAGCAAATATGAACACACGAGGTGGCAATGAATTATAGTAATAGAATATTATTCTAGTGTCATAATCCACTAGTAaattatgcatatatatatgatcCAATGCAAGAAAACCTGACTCCAGTAGAATAATAATTCACTTTCTTACTTTTTTGTCAATGTGTCTATTAGATCTCTCCTTTCTGAAATAAGGAATGCAATCCTCCATACCAcagaaagaaaatttctttAGTTGGTTCAGTTAAGCTATGGTTGAACGCCAACACCAATTGTCTTCAAGATCCCATGAACACACAAAAACGAGACGTCTTGAAAAAGAATGGTTAAAATCAATTCTTGACATTGATTCTTTCACCTTACATAAAATGATTATAAGCAATAATTACGTATAAAAGTATAAGATTTGTTGAGGAAATTGAGAGGTCGAAATACAGCAGGAATGGGAATTTGACATTTTACTGTATACTAATAAAGAATGGTCACTGATTCAGAAGTTAAGATTTGATGCAGAAATTCTTGAATGGAACAAATTCCTATGGCAGGTAGAGTAATACTAATAACATGTTAATTTCTCTAGACAGCATTTCAggaagaaaatctaaaaagcctgaaaatacagaacatatatatatatatatatatatatatatatattatataaacagAAACACACTATTTCTTAAAGTAAATAACATATGCCAGTAATATTGAGTTAGAAATAAAAGGGAGACAAGATTCTTACAGACAGCTATAGATTGCATAATCATTACATTAAAGATCTTCTGGCTTGCATTACTTTTAGTCAATCTGTTCTATGAAACATCCATCTTctgttatttttcttgagGTCACCCCATTTTctcaagaaaagaattaataaagaagaaaaataactatatCCTTGAATATATTCCTCagcttctttctcaaattgtTTCTTAGATAACGATGCGTTTCACTAGTAGTTGATCAGTTATCTTTGAGTTAATATGTTGTCAAGATCTACATTAAGTAAAAGGATTAGTATATTTTGAATACAATATGCTAATTCTGAAGCTTTTCATTATGCAGTTTGATTATCTGCCATGACACTGTGAAGTGAATATAAACAAATCACATCTAATTCACTGAAAATTCCAGGCATCTATTCGTCTATAAAGAATTCGTTTGTGAAATACATGCAAcggagagaaaaagaaactaaaaaagaaaagatagcGATAGAAAAGGAGAATTATCATGGAAGAATAATAGCACAAACACCCTGCTCCTTAGGTAATGAAAGGCATATACCACACATGAATGAACAGATATCTTAGGacatatatttagaaaaagcaaaattaaagaatatgtgatacatatatacatatacacaCACACGTACGTATGTATGTGTATGTATTTATGTGTATATGcatataactaaattattgACAATGCTGATGAAGATAGAATTATGAGACAGTTgtttaatatcaaaaatttgtGGATCTCTCAAGATAAATCATATATTATGGCCTTCTTGTCTTAGTCAAGGTAatattctataagaagaaaGCATGagattcttttaaataaagattTCACAGCTTgttcttaatatatatataatattctgTTACTTTATGGTCTATTACCTGTTTGAGGCAACTTTAAAGAGTTCTGATACAAAGTAGAAGAAGTTGGCATCAGGAATTGACGTTaaaacattttctttaaaagagaaaattagtGGAAATGGATAAATGTATAGCTAAACAAGAAAAGCATACGCTACTCgttaatgaagaaaaaaagctAGAAAGTCCCAGTACTTTTTTCTCAATATACAGGCAAATATGGTTTTAATAGAAGTGAAAAAGGTCCCAGGCAATAGCTAAATATGGGTAGTCCATGCATGTAATTTACATGGTTATTCTAGCCTGCTGTAAATGGTGAAGATATTCAGAAAGAAGCAAACTAACGCAGTGACTGCAATTTTCAGATTCTAATTCCCTATCCATGCAGCAGCATTATTGAGTTAAGCATCTTTTATCCTAAGGATGTTTAGTTCCATTTTCTCTTCTATTATTGTcttattattcttcttctcaTCTATATACATATCCTGAGCGGacatattttctttccctcCCTAGTTGCACCTGCACATCTTAGCTTACGTCCTCTACCTCTTTAAATTACACTTCCCTACTCAGACACATCCCACCTTGAAAAACATCAACATTTCTTCTGTTCAGTTCATCATTCTCTTGATATTGAAGAAAGCAAGTTATCTTCCTTCAATAATATACGGGAAATTCGAAGCAGATAAACTGAAAGATTTAGAAGCGCTTCAAAAATTTTTAGTTGGAGAATGAATGGAAAAAAGGGTAGTATCGAAATCAACATTCCATCGATGGCTACCAAAGCCAATAAGCAGATTGAAACTGAAAAGAAAGCTGGAACGGGTGGGTTTTCACTTGAGGCGTGGATTAGGAAAGTATGGGAATTTGCTAAAGAAGATAGCAATAGAGTAACATTCTCATTCAAAGTAGGACTGGCTGTTCTGCTTGTGTCTATGCTGATACTATGCAAAGCGCCTTATGATATCTTTGGCACAAGTATCATCTGGTCTATCCTCACTGTAGCCATCATGTTCGAATATACAGTCGGTATGCTTTATAAATGTTACTTTGGTTTGTGTTTTGTATAACCACCGTAAATGCAATGCCAGTATATAAAAGTGACGTGAGTGCTTTgtgaatttaatttcttaaggTGCGACTTTCAACCGAGGATTCAATCGAGCACTTGGAAGCTTGCTTGCAGGAATATTGGCTATTGCAGTTGCCCAGTTAGCTCTTAGAAGCGGCAGAGTAGCTGAGCCTATTATCATTGGAATTAGCATCTTCTTGATCGGTATTAACTAACTTCTGGCATACAATCAACAATAGAATGAAACTGAAGTACCACATGCTAACACATGGAACATTTAAATGCAGGGGCTATTACATCATTCATGAAATTATGGCCATCCCTAGTGCCTTATGAGTATGGATTCAGGGTAATACTCTTTACCTACTGCTTGATCATAGTCTCTGGGTATCGCATGGGGAATCCAATTAGAACCGCGATGGATCGCCTCTACTCTATTGCCATTGGAGGGTTTGTAGCAGTACTTGTGAATGTGCTGGTTTTTCCTATATGGGCTGGGGAGCAACTACACAAGGAGCTAGTTAGCAGCTTTAACTCGGTGGCTGACTCTCTTGAAGGTAACTATACATTGACCAAAACATCTTTTGATTCAAGGGTAGGTAGAGTGTAGGAGGGCTACTAAAGGAAGCATAGGTCTAGGAACTAATATCACAGTACTATCTTTCCATGATTTTAGAGTGTGTAAAGAAATATTTAGAAGATGATGGATTAGAGCATCCAGAATTCTCCAAGACTGTAATGGATGAGTTTCCTGACGAGCCAGCTTACAGAAGATGTAAAAGTACACTAAATTCCTCGGCGAAACTTGAATCTTTGGTACgcatatttatatgaattttctttCAGCTTTATTTAAATGAAGAAGATAGATTGCATGTATTGACAATAATTATTCCTGGTTTCAATGCGAAGGCATTGGCAGCAAAATGGGAGCCACCACATGGCAGGTTTAAGCACTTCTTCTATCCATGGTCAGAATATGTTAAAGTGGGAGCAGTTCTAAGATATTGTGCTTATGAGGTTATGGCGCTTCATGGTGTCCTACACTCAGAGATTCAGGTATATTTTCCTCTCTCTTTCGTTACTCTTGTCGCGTGCGTTCAGTCTGCGATTTAAGCATTGCTTGCTTGCTAAGTTGTGTAGAGCTACAATTTATCAGTTGGATATTCACGTCCCTTCTTCAGCCGAATCAGATCCTAACTGCATCTAAATATGCTTACAACTGAGGAAATTATGACAAGAGAACGCATAGAATTTAGAAAGGGAAGTGGGACCGCAAACCAATACACTAAAGAATTATACCAAGCATTTGTTCTTTCGATTGGCTTCCATTAAAGAGTGGATTGCACTTGAATGTTGACTCATTGAGTACTAGTGACAACATTATTTACTTTCTGCCACATATCAGTTTAATGTTGTCACAATCTTAACAAGCATAAAGATTCGTATGCCTTGGCTCATTGaagaataataatgataaataaaagaaactttcCTCTATATTTGGGAGCCTACAGTGCACTTCCACATAAAAAGCAAATGTCAAAGCATACAAAGTTTGCATGCTCATGCATTTAATGTCCTCCTCACATGTCTTCGAATtaggaaataaaaatttgagattCAGTGCATGATACTTTCTGCGTTGCAGTCTCTATAAGGATGCCCTAACACGGGTTAGAAACTGTGTATATGGGAAATTGATTGGATATAATGAAGGGGAAATATATCAGGAACAGGAATTTTAAAATGTGAAATTCTCAGTTGTACTGCACATATTCTATGCCTCGACAATGTAAAGACTATCATATGAAATATAGAGCAGAAAACTAGATGAAAATTTGCCAGTGTACCAAGAGAGCAGATTAATGGCGAGCCATGTTACAAGATGGTTTTCATAGCAGTTGAGTAAATTGAGGGAGATTGCACCTTACCTGTATGCTCCGAATCACCATGCTTCTTTTATCCACCTGTTGATGCATTCTAGCAAAGAAAGTCTTGGCAATTTAGTCAACCAACAGAAGTAGAGATGGAAGCTATAGTTTTCCAGCAGAAAGTTAGGATCATTCTTTAGTGACGAGATAAACTTGCAAATAGTAAATCAcattaaatgtaaatttgAAACACTCTTTTACAAGAAAATTTCCTAAACGTCATAATTCATTTCAATgtgcttgttttcttttgcagGCGCCTTACAACCTTCGTATCACATTCCAGTCGGAAATTCTAGAAGCAGCTACGCAGGCTGCAGAACTGGTGAGGAACTTGGGCAAAGACATTAGCAATATGCACCATAGCCTCAAAACCATGCTTTTAAAGCAGGTTCACATATCAACTGAGCGACTTCAACGTGCCGTAGACATGCACTCTTATCTACTCACATCTCACTTTGACCCTCCTGACACTACTTCCAAACCATTTTCCAAGTTGTCTAATACTCTTTCTGGGATCCCCTGTGACCTCTCAAATCAACTGCATGAGCCTGACAGCAATTGCTTAGCAAAAGACTTGGATCAAACAAACCAAAGCACGCCGTCAGGATCTCTCGCAGTAGGACAACCTGTGGAGTCTTACCATGAGATGATGAGGAAGCAATCGAGGAGGCTGCATTCATGGCCATCAAGAGAGGTGGACGCGTATGAAGAAGAGGGAGGTCTTCCAGTGGACTTTGTGCCCAGAATGAGGGCATTAGAGAGCACTGCAGCACTATCACTTGCCACATTCACTTCATTGATTATTGAATTTGTTGCTAGGCTTGATCACTTAGTTGAAGCAGTTGATGAGCTTTCAAAGATGGCCAAGTTCAAACATGAGAGTGTATAGAAGGAAATTGTCTGCATATACAGATTTTGATAAGTCACTGATATACAAGAAATActactgaaaaagaaaatgtagtaAGGGGGAAATGGATtccaaaagaaattgtaatcATCTGAAAATAAAGTTCCAATAATTGAGAAAAGGTATTTTTTTAAGAGTTAAAAACGATCTAATGCattaaatatcaaaagcagacattatattattggatttgaCAACAGAAGATAGAGTTAGTATTTAGTGCCGAGGAGCCCAATGTGGAAGTACTGTTGCAGCAAAttaggttttgattttaatattattttcttaaatgggaaataaaagaaaggaacaaGAGACTCCAGCAAAATTCACGACTTCGGAAGACAGTTAAGAGACGGGAGTAGATATATAACAAGACCAAGATTGTTTGGCAGGGAATAGCAATTTTGGAGAAATCAGTTGGACAGAGGCACATGATTCTTATCCATATTCTTAAAGGAAATTATCATGCTCGCTACCTTTGTTTTTGCTTTTGGCAAGATGCAACACTAGAAAAATGAACACCCAAggttttccttattttctctaaaatgaTTTAAGAAGGCCATATATGCAGTATAATCCATTTAGGAAAACCAAATTCTTAATATTCCTGCACTGGAAAATCTTGAATTTTAACTGTAGTTATGAGGTATCTAACTATCCATCAGCAGAACTGCTATGGAAAATCCTGTAATGCAAGTAGCGGTAGTGTCTAACTATCAGGAAAATTACTGTTCAGAAGAAAGAAATACTATCAAGAGAAGTGGAAAACCTTGAATTCTAGTTGCAGGTATGAGGTATCTAACTATCCATTAGCAGAAGTGCCCTGGAAagtctaataaaaatagtagGTATCTAACCATCCTTGGCAGAAACACCACGTACATTCGGCCATCCAAAAggaaatcaatttttttattttagggaGAATAAAAGCAAATCAAACTTGATAATCCAAATTACTAGTCTAATTTTGATCAGGTAAATTCAACAGGAAGACATAGAGGCGAAAACACACCAACGGTAGATGCTCTCTAAAAAATAAGGTATTGCAGAATACGAAAACTATAAAGGCAAAGCGGCAGTAAAGATAATACACAAGATTTATTAATGCCAAAATGTTTGACAACTGACCGACCTTACAGGTAATAACCTGCATACACAACGACCTGCTTAACATATGCAAATATTTACAAGAACACCAGAGACCTGACACAATCTAATTCCCTCCTACTTAATTTATCCAAATTATCACATAAAGGTGGTCAAAGCTCTTATACTTTCTTACCACTTGAACAAATGAATTAGAACCAGTACAGAACACCAACACGCTAGACCAAACAAATAAAGAGAGCAGAAGCATCTTATGAATATCCGCCAATTCCAGATGCCAAATGAACCAAGGGAAAGACGAGATCTTACATCCAGCTCTGAGGCACCATGTAAGTTTTTCTGGGGTCTGATGGATTGCCAGCTACAACGAGGTTGCTGCTTGAGCCAACGCTGGAATCGCCTGCCAGCATTGCCATCAAACTGCCACCATGAACCCTGCCTTCTGGTACAAAGACTGGCATTGATGACATGCCTGCTTCCCCAGCAGGGATATGGGCATTTGGAACTCCAAAATGTTTCAAATCAGTTGATTTGCTTGATGAAGCCCCCATACTAGACCCTAAATTATCAACATTCATATCCTCAGCAATCATAACTTCTTTCATCTTCTCAGTCTGAATACTTTTGGGCTCCTGGATGATGGGTCCCAAGGTGGCACCACCATGGACCCTCTTATCTTGCACCAGGCCACTATGAAGTGCACAGAGACCCTTCTTACCCCTTGCAAATGAATTACAAGGAGCAGTAGGCTGGACACCATATTCTGAGCCAGGATGGCCCCAAGAGCATCTCTTCCCTCCACCATGGGCCTTGCAAAAATCTGTGCTACCCTGGGCGCTTTTGCCACACCCTTCATTCTTGCATCTCTTTCCACCACCATGACGGACGCAAAAATCTGTTCGCCCTCTTGCACTCTTTGTGCACTCAGGTACAGCACACCTCTTGCCACCCCCATGTGCAACACAGAAGTTGGTCCCTCCGTGAACACTCTTCGTACAAACACCACCACCTTGGAAAGCACACCTTTTCCCTCCACCATGGCCCTTACAAAAAGGTGTGCTCCCTTCAGCACCCTTGGTGCATCCTGGAGCTGTGCAGCGTTTACCACCACCATGTGCTTTGCAAAACATAGTGCTACCTTGAGCCCCTTTTGTACATCCCAATGATTGGCATCGACGACCGCCTCCATGGGAAATGCAAAGGCCAGATAGGCCTTCAGCACTTTTTGTGCAATTTTCTTTCTGACATCTCTTTCCCCCACCATGCCTAATACACAATCCTGATTTCCCTCTTGCAGCTCGAGTGCAACCTTCACTGCTGCATCGTCGACCGCCACCATGTGCAATACAAAAATCTGTGCGACCTTCTGCACTTTTTGTGCAACCAAGGAACTCACACCTCCGACCACCTCCATGGGACTTGCAGTACACAGTCCGGCCTTCTGCTCCCTTGTGGCAGCCTGGTTTCTGACACCTTCGCCCACCACCATGAGAAATACAGCGGCCAGAAGCACCTCTGGCTCCCTTTCCACATCCCTCAACCTCACACAACTTGGAATTAGAGCTGCGTTGATGTGGCTGTTGCCGCTGAGTTATCCCAGAAGTACAGGTGACTGAACTTACTGGTGCTGTTATCACACTTGATGAAAGGTCTGGAAGAACAGAAATAGGATCAGAAGTTTTTGGAACCTGGTTGAAGAAGAAGCTTTTGTCCTGCGAAGCAAGTAATGCAATCCCTGTTTTCCAACCACATGATATTGTTCCTTCATCCACACTTGAAGCCCCATAAATAGCATGTCGCATCTCCATGCCAAAGTCAAGAGAAGTGGAGCTTGGATAGATGATAGTAACATCAGATTCAGAAGGCCCTGTAGAAAGACTCAACTCCAAATCAACTTTGGGCTGCAATTCTAGTCCTTTAAGATTGGAATTAGCAGATTTCTTTGGACTGGACATCTTCTCATTGCCAAGATGGAGGGCAAAGTCCAACTCAAGATCTATTGATGACTCCTCATCAGTTTCTTTGGCTGAAGACATTGTAGTGCAAGCAGTTGCTGAGCTCCCCTTACTGTCAGAGGAACTTGATGAGCAGCCCAATCCAAGAGACAAAGAAGAGCCAATATGCTGACCCATGGTTCCGTCTATAAAATTCCATTTTCGTTTAATTCCCTTTGATTGAGATGTGCAACTGACTGAAGAACCAGGGGAATCAAGACGTAAGACAGTATCTGCACAATATTCAGCCACAGGTCCTCCAACTAGCGTCGAACTACCCAAAATTTTGAATGCATTTGATGGACAAGTAGCAGCAAAACCCAAGTTCTGGAATTTGTTCTCCATGAAGCAATGACTaaaatccaaattgatttccaAACctaatatcaatattattgAACAGTACACCTGACTTCTGGGGTCAAGAAGATTAGCTACAAAACTAGGGTTAGATGTCTCTTAAAGAGAACATCCCACCCCCGCTAACAAATCCAGAAGTATCAGAACGATCCATTTTATTGTAGATTTAACACAAACTTGCTGATTAGTTGCAACTGGAGAGAATGAACATGAACGTGAGTAGCATGTATTCCTTCATAACAACATTGCAGCAACTTATCATCCTGTTTCAAATGTCACATAGTAAGAACAAGATACTGAAGCCTAACCAGAAGTAAATGCAACCATATTCACCACTGTTAAAACTGAAGACATTAACACACATAATCTAACTTTCTTTAATCTACCATCCATAAATTATCAACAGTTTAACACCTCCACCTGATTACTGGCACTTCAAgttcaaaataaagataatagaAATTATAGGAACTAAATTTTCTCACTGAATTCCAAGAGATTCAAAGAATCCTAGGAAGTAGTTGTCAAAGAGCTAAtttagataaaagaaaagcagATGACAATAGCATAAAAGTAAATCTGAATCAGTGACAGATAAAAGACAATCACAGGACAGCCAAAATGTaaccaaaagaattatttctCAGTAATATAAATCTTTTCCATACCTCCTGAAAAACCATTCTATTTGAGTAGGagaataatttcataaaaccAGTTCCTAAAGCTCATGGCATGAATAATCACAAAATCATAGCtgataaaaagatattataacCGTTAGGCATCCCAGGAAAATTTAATGCAGAAAAGAACAATGTAAGAAGACACATGTGATACTAAAGCTCTTTAagtgattaattaataatttggtTTGGCAATTTTAACATAATCTGATTGCTTccaattaaaaacaaaaatataattgattttatattttcaaaattctgaAAGATATAGACAATATTAAAGATATCCTTGAGAAATTTTACCAAAttgggaaagaaaaaagttgaACAAACTTTTCTTCCTGCACCAGAAGTATTGCAAGTACTGAACACAATAACAGGCAACAGTGGAGAGGCACCTCGAGTTCTAggaaataagagaaaaattcAGTAATAGAACAATCAGCACAATAGATCTATTGACTAGCCAATGAATTAACTGACATTTGAAGGAAGTTAACTGAATGCTCAAGGGAGGaggccaaaattaaaaaaataaataaataaataaaatagaaggtCAAAAACAGCAATTGTTCTTGTCTTATGCAATTAAGAAGAGGgggccaaaaaaaaaaaaaacggaAACTATACATTTCCTCATGCAATCATGAAGACTATCATACAAGACCTCAATCTGTtccaatataaaaattaattaaataaataattagcagCCAAATTTCGGAAAGAAACAGAGAATAGACATTCCGTTCCTTAATTCAT comes from Ricinus communis isolate WT05 ecotype wild-type chromosome 5, ASM1957865v1, whole genome shotgun sequence and encodes:
- the LOC8288049 gene encoding aluminum-activated malate transporter 9 produces the protein MNGKKGSIEINIPSMATKANKQIETEKKAGTGGFSLEAWIRKVWEFAKEDSNRVTFSFKVGLAVLLVSMLILCKAPYDIFGTSIIWSILTVAIMFEYTVGATFNRGFNRALGSLLAGILAIAVAQLALRSGRVAEPIIIGISIFLIGAITSFMKLWPSLVPYEYGFRVILFTYCLIIVSGYRMGNPIRTAMDRLYSIAIGGFVAVLVNVLVFPIWAGEQLHKELVSSFNSVADSLEECVKKYLEDDGLEHPEFSKTVMDEFPDEPAYRRCKSTLNSSAKLESLALAAKWEPPHGRFKHFFYPWSEYVKVGAVLRYCAYEVMALHGVLHSEIQAPYNLRITFQSEILEAATQAAELVRNLGKDISNMHHSLKTMLLKQVHISTERLQRAVDMHSYLLTSHFDPPDTTSKPFSKLSNTLSGIPCDLSNQLHEPDSNCLAKDLDQTNQSTPSGSLAVGQPVESYHEMMRKQSRRLHSWPSREVDAYEEEGGLPVDFVPRMRALESTAALSLATFTSLIIEFVARLDHLVEAVDELSKMAKFKHESV
- the LOC8287699 gene encoding uncharacterized protein LOC8287699, whose amino-acid sequence is MENKFQNLGFAATCPSNAFKILGSSTLVGGPVAEYCADTVLRLDSPGSSVSCTSQSKGIKRKWNFIDGTMGQHIGSSLSLGLGCSSSSSDSKGSSATACTTMSSAKETDEESSIDLELDFALHLGNEKMSSPKKSANSNLKGLELQPKVDLELSLSTGPSESDVTIIYPSSTSLDFGMEMRHAIYGASSVDEGTISCGWKTGIALLASQDKSFFFNQVPKTSDPISVLPDLSSSVITAPVSSVTCTSGITQRQQPHQRSSNSKLCEVEGCGKGARGASGRCISHGGGRRCQKPGCHKGAEGRTVYCKSHGGGRRCEFLGCTKSAEGRTDFCIAHGGGRRCSSEGCTRAARGKSGLCIRHGGGKRCQKENCTKSAEGLSGLCISHGGGRRCQSLGCTKGAQGSTMFCKAHGGGKRCTAPGCTKGAEGSTPFCKGHGGGKRCAFQGGGVCTKSVHGGTNFCVAHGGGKRCAVPECTKSARGRTDFCVRHGGGKRCKNEGCGKSAQGSTDFCKAHGGGKRCSWGHPGSEYGVQPTAPCNSFARGKKGLCALHSGLVQDKRVHGGATLGPIIQEPKSIQTEKMKEVMIAEDMNVDNLGSSMGASSSKSTDLKHFGVPNAHIPAGEAGMSSMPVFVPEGRVHGGSLMAMLAGDSSVGSSSNLVVAGNPSDPRKTYMVPQSWM